The genomic region TGCGTTGAAGCGTTCTCAACGTTGCGCAGGATCGAGGGGTGGAACTCGATGTCCTCAAAGGCCTGGCGTGCGCGGGCGAGCGAGATTTCGGACTCGGCCGAGCCATCCGTGTAATCGAACGGCGCTTTTGGCGTGCGGCGCTTTGCGATGTCGCGGAGGTCGTAAATGGTCAGGGCCGAGTCGAGGCGGCGCTTGCGGCCGTTGAGCTCTGGCATCTTGAACTGCATGAGCGGCGCGAGGTCGCGCGGGTTGGGAAAGCGGCGTTGAACCATGGTTATCCTTCGGGTGTTTGGTGGTCAGAAATTTGGGTCTCGGCGTAGTATCCGCTGATGTGGGCGGTGATGCGGTCGCTGGCCGTATCGGCATCCTTCGCCTCGATTGACTCAAGGATGCCGCGGTGTTCGTGCTGCAGGCGGCGCGCGGTTGTCGCCCAATCGGGCAGGCTCGCTGACGCATCGATGACGTAGTGCTCGATGGCGCTGCGAAGGCCCGCCATGGTTGAGGTGAGCACGTCGTTGCCGGCTGCCTCTGCGAGTGAGAGGTGATACTGCGCGTCGAGCAGTAGGTATTCGGTTTCGGTGAGGTCGTGCTGTTCCATCGCCTCGAGTAGGGTCTTTGGCTCGTCGAGGTTGGGGCTGGATGCCGTTGCGAGCTCGCGGGCGACGGCCGATTCAAGGATGAGTCGCGTCTTGACTACGTCGCGAACTGCAAATCCCTGCGCCGCCACCTGAAGCCGCATGAGCATGCTCATGCCTCCGGAGGGACGCGAAACGATGATGGCACCCGAGGTTGGGCCCGAGCCGGTCTGCGTGCGGATGAGGCCGAGCGCTTCGAGCACACGGAGCGCCTCCCGAACGGATGAGCGGCCAACATCGAGGTCGGCGGCAAGGGCGCGCTCGCCTGGCAGGTGGTCGCCTGGGCTGAGTTCGCCGGAGGAGAGCTGCGCCTCGATGTGGGCGAGCACAAGCTCCCATGCTTTTGGGGTGGTCATGCTTCGCCTCCTTCGCGCGTGCGGGTCATGTGGTCAGACCACACAACTATAGCTCGTTTTTTGTGACTTTGGGGCGGTGTTTTTGTTGTGGCTACATTCTTGAATGTTGTCTGCGGCGGAATGCGGGTCGGTGGGTTGTAGTGTGGAGTAACGCGACTCAGGAGGGCACCGCAGTGGTTGAGGATGTGCTTGGCAC from Lysinibacter cavernae harbors:
- a CDS encoding FadR/GntR family transcriptional regulator, with amino-acid sequence MTTPKAWELVLAHIEAQLSSGELSPGDHLPGERALAADLDVGRSSVREALRVLEALGLIRTQTGSGPTSGAIIVSRPSGGMSMLMRLQVAAQGFAVRDVVKTRLILESAVARELATASSPNLDEPKTLLEAMEQHDLTETEYLLLDAQYHLSLAEAAGNDVLTSTMAGLRSAIEHYVIDASASLPDWATTARRLQHEHRGILESIEAKDADTASDRITAHISGYYAETQISDHQTPEG